The following is a genomic window from Stenotrophomonas maltophilia.
GCTGGCCTGCATTCGGGTTCGGATTGGGCGAGCCATCCGGACGCGTCGACGGCTCCAGGCAGTTCAGCGAGGGGCTGTCACTGGGCACGTAGCCATCGGCGAACGGCAGGCAGCCACCCGGGTTGTCGAGGCGGTCGGTGCCCCAGTGGTAGCGCACGCCCGGCACCGAGCCCACACGGTCGGCATAGACATTGGCGTTCCAGTTGCCCCGCTGCCAGGCCAGGCTCGCACGCAGCTTGCTGCGCAGGTCGCGGTCACGGCGTTCCGGGTTGGGGTCGGCGGCGTAACGCTGCTCCTTGGTGGAAATCTGGTTGGTGTAGTTCAGGCCCAGCTGGAAGCTGCCCCATTGCGCGGTGTCCAGCCGATAACGCGCGGTCAGGTCGATGCCACGCACTTCACGGCTGGCCAGGTTGAACGGGCCACGCTCGATCGACACCAGGCGCCCGTTGCTGTCGCGGTTCACACGGGCCAGGATGCCGGCGCAGTACTCGCCACCGGCCGGATTGGCCCACGGCGTACCGTCCATGTTCTTGCCGGTCAGGCAGCCCGCCTCGCTGGCCAGCACTTCGTCGGCCCCCACATCGACGATCATGTCTTCCAGCTTGATCGCCCAGTAATCAGCGCTGACCGACAGGTTCGGCATCACGTCCCACACGAAGCCCACCGTCCACGAATCGCCGGTCTCCGAGCGCAGCAGCGGTGTGCCACGACGGTTCACGTCGAACGCGTACCAGACATCGGTGTTGCCCACACCGCAGTTGTTGACCAGGTAGGCGCCACTCTGGATGCAGCGCAGCCGATCGTAGGTCAGCACCTCCGAACTGCTCGGCTGGCCCAGCAGGTAATGCATGTCCGGTGCGTGGAAGCTGGTGGCGTACGAACCCCGCACCAGCAGCGCTTCGACCGGCCGCCACTCCAGGCCGACGTTCCAGGTGGTTTCCTTCTGGCTGCCGATGTTCAGCGCTTCGCTGCTGTCGTCGGCCTTGTAGTTGCCATAGCGGTCATAACGCGCGGCCGCAGTGGCGGTCACGCTTTCCAGCAGCGGAATCTTGAATTCGACACCGGCCGAATAGCGGGTGCGCTCGCCGCCACCGCGATCGACGTTCTGCAGGTCGAAGTCGATGCCCGCGCGCGGGTCGGGGCTGAGGTGATAGCCCTGCTGTGCGACTTCAGCCACCGCTGCGAACGAGATCGGGCCGGCCCAGCCCTGGAACAGCTCTCCGGTGATGTCCGCCGAGGCCTGGTTGACCCACGAGGCGGCGCGGTTCTTGGCCACCGTGCCCATCTGCCAGTACTGGTCCGGCGTGATCGGGTTCCACCAGCGCGATTCGTTCAGTGCGTAGATCGCCTCGCCATCGGCGGTGGTGCCCAGGCGCGGGCCGAGGAAGAAATCATAGGACTTCTGCTCGTCCACCACGTTCTGCCGCTCCTCCACCCGGTAGTACGAGCGCCCCACCGACGCGCTCCAGTCGAAGCGCTCGGCCAGGCGTCCGCGCAGGCCGGCGCTCCAGTCCCAGGAGAGTTCGCGGTTGGTGTTGCGCAGGGTATCCAGGCCACCCACCTCGTTCGGGGTGAACTGGCGCACGCCGAGGATCGGGCGGTTGCGGTTGGCATCCCAGTAGTAGCCGTTGGCATCGTCGATCAGCGACACGCCGGGCGGGTTGGTGCCCCAGATCGCTTCGGAGCGGTAGACCGCGAGGTTGGTCCAGGCCTGCAGGTCGTTGCTGAAATCGAAGGTGGCGTACAGGTTGCCGGACACGTTCTCGGCACCGCCGGTGAGCAGCCAGTTGGCGTAGTCGGCGCTCATGCCGCACAGGCGGCCGGTGTTGCTGACGGTGTTGGCGGCGTAGTTGTAGACCA
Proteins encoded in this region:
- a CDS encoding TonB-dependent receptor plug domain-containing protein; this encodes MAQSVRKRRHLLSQALVLALLPLAASAQEAASSSTKDLDAVTVTGSRIKRASVEGPAPVNVITAQQIQKEGFVSVYDALKTLTEATGTVEAASQWGSHTPNASGLNLRGMGPNRSLLLVNGRRVADYPLPYGGETNFSNYGNIPAAAVERIEVLTGGASAIYGSDAIAGVVNVILKTNYDGDEVRVRGGTSTEGGRDTWDLSWAGGKTGDHWSVTYALQYTKRDPLFGRDRPQMDDADDAPYPSWNMEQRKVGFRPTAGLALIDPSNGQRLAPPAGTCEKFDGEYYTADRLVYNYAANTVSNTGRLCGMSADYANWLLTGGAENVSGNLYATFDFSNDLQAWTNLAVYRSEAIWGTNPPGVSLIDDANGYYWDANRNRPILGVRQFTPNEVGGLDTLRNTNRELSWDWSAGLRGRLAERFDWSASVGRSYYRVEERQNVVDEQKSYDFFLGPRLGTTADGEAIYALNESRWWNPITPDQYWQMGTVAKNRAASWVNQASADITGELFQGWAGPISFAAVAEVAQQGYHLSPDPRAGIDFDLQNVDRGGGERTRYSAGVEFKIPLLESVTATAAARYDRYGNYKADDSSEALNIGSQKETTWNVGLEWRPVEALLVRGSYATSFHAPDMHYLLGQPSSSEVLTYDRLRCIQSGAYLVNNCGVGNTDVWYAFDVNRRGTPLLRSETGDSWTVGFVWDVMPNLSVSADYWAIKLEDMIVDVGADEVLASEAGCLTGKNMDGTPWANPAGGEYCAGILARVNRDSNGRLVSIERGPFNLASREVRGIDLTARYRLDTAQWGSFQLGLNYTNQISTKEQRYAADPNPERRDRDLRSKLRASLAWQRGNWNANVYADRVGSVPGVRYHWGTDRLDNPGGCLPFADGYVPSDSPSLNCLEPSTRPDGSPNPNPNAGQRTARYFGRVGPFITWNFNVGYQVTEHAKVNVYVNNAFNSASWNHKDPYKLDYDFAPTRLLSAVGREFALEYVFTF